Genomic segment of Citrus sinensis cultivar Valencia sweet orange chromosome 7, DVS_A1.0, whole genome shotgun sequence:
TGTTGCCCTTTTTGTGTCCATATACTtgagttttctttgttttcttttgaggTTCCGATATGTCAAACcgaaaaggaaaattaattgttgatgagGATGATGAAGAATCAGGGGATTCAGGCCTCAACGTGTCAATACCCACCGATTTCTTAGGTCCCTCCAGTAATGTAGGTCCTTCCCATGGCAGGGATACCCTTGAGTACCCACGCCCCTTGGTTGTTTCTTCCTCTCTCGAACTAGAGCTTGTAGGGAATAGAGGTGGACCTACGTCGGGATCTGGTGAGAACCACAGCTCTGGTGGGGTTGAGATCCCTGAAGGAGTTGGCGATGGTGAGGGGAGCAGTTCCGGACCGAGCGGTCCTGCTAAGAAAAGGAATCTTGGCCATAGGGTGGAGGCTGATTCCTACCCTATTGATTACATAACCTGTGCCACCACCCAAACTGACTTATTCAAGCTTAGGAACCTCTACGACATTCCTGAGGAGGTTCTCCTTGTAGTTCCTGGGAAGGGTGATGTTCCTAGTCGGCCTCCACGGGGGTATGTGACAATGCACCTAGAGAGTTTCAAACTAGGAGCTCGGCTGCCCCTTCAGCGTTATTTTGCCAAAATATTGGGGGGTATGCACCTGGCCCCAGGTCAGCTACACCCGAACGGGTGGAGGGTTCTCTCGGCAATATTTGTGTTGTGGGAGAGGTGCGGGTCGGAGGAGCCTTCCCTTGTTGAAGTGAAACATCTGTATCAGCTGCGGAGCAGCCCAAGGGAGGCGGTCTGGTATTACTTCATGTCCAGTTCCGCAAAGAGAAAGCCAATCACTAGTTTCCCCTCCTCGTGcaaaaattggaagaacaaattcttctttgctggGGGAGCTTGGTGTCCAGCAGCTCGTTCGTTGGGTGGTGATATTTACCTTCCAACACATTTTGTCACCACAGGTCGTTCATTTTTTGCCTATACTCTTTCTCGACGTGTTACTTATTGGGTTCTTTAACCTTGTCTGTTCTTTCAGAGTCGTGGGGTTTGATAAAGGGGCTTGAAGACCGACCTTTGCTTCAGGTGGAAACTGCTCTGTTGAACGCGTCTACCTGCCAAGACCTCCTGTCGCCAACAAACCTGGTCGGTTCGGGCCTAGTAGACATAGCCGCTGGAATGGATAACAAGATCCTCAGCGCGATAAGCAGGAAGCGTGGTCGGGCTCCGAGTAGCTCCAGCAACCTTCCCCCTCCTCCAAAGAAAAGCAGCGTCGGTCCCTCCAAGGCTCCTGTCCCTGCTCTGCCCCCTCCCCCACCCCGTAAAAGTGGTGGGGAGAAAACCTCCGACAAGAGTCCTGAGGTCAGCTTGCAGTCTAGGGACCGATCTTCTCCTCTTCCATCTCGGGATCAAGGTGACTACCTGAGCTCATATCAgaaagattacaaaagatCGGTTGGGCCCAAGATGGTGAAGGACATCGAGAGCATGGACCTCTCCGAGTTAGCTGCTTCTGTTCAAAAAGTCTCCTTCAGACTGGCCACAATGGTTTCGTGTTACAAGATCGGGTCCGCGCGTCATGAGAGGAAGCTTCAAGCTGATAACCaggagttgaaaaagaaagccGAATCTGCTGATCGGTCCAAGGAGAAGGTGGCCGAGCTGAACAAGCAGCTTATGGAGCTTGAGGAGAAAGTTGCGATTGCTAAGTCTACTTCCTCCAAGCTTGAGGGTGAGCTGGGTGATCTGAAATCCGATCTTCAGGCTACTCAAAGTGAAAGAGATACTCTGAGGACCGCCCTTGAGGGAGAGATCAAATCCCTGAGTGACCAGCTGGCTGAAGAGAAAGGTAAATCCGCTGATGTGGATGATCGGTTGGATGCTGAGTATAACTCCGGGGTTGCTTTCAGCTATAAGTGCATCATGTCTGTACTCAAAGAAGAATACCCCGAGCTCGACATGAGCAAGCTGGAATCTAGGGTGGAGAGGTATATGACTGGGGCCGGCCAGGGAGATAAGGAGCAGGATGAGCAGGATGAGCAGGATGAGCAGGAGCAGGCGGAGGTTCCTTTGAATGGGGAGCAGGAGGGTGAAGCTGGGCAGCGTGCTTTTGAAGTGGGGCAGGGGTCCATGCCTCTTCCTCCCGATGTTGCTGATCTTCCACCTCCCGAGGTAGCTGACCATTCACCTGCTGAGGCCGTTAATCCTCCTAATCCTTAGGTCTATTTTTGTGAAGACTGTAGTTTTTCATTTGCCCTGTAAACATTTGAAcgtttatataaaaaatttcttaaatgttCTCTATTGgctttcttatctggtttcgCCTGTTGGTTCTTTAGTGCATCGAACAGGAATAGACATCTGTTTGCCTTGGTAAAAATTTTCGCAAAATCGCCTGCTGGTCTTTGGTGACTGAGCAGGAGCAGACACATATTTGCCTTAGTAAAAGTCTCATAAATTTAGCTGCTGGCCCTTCGTTGTccgagcagaagtaggcactttcttgccttagtaaaattttcataaattagctgctggtctttcgtttgACCGAGCAGAGGCATGCACTTTCTTGCCTTCGTAGAATTTTCCTAGATTAGCTGTTGGTCTTTTGgtgaccgagcagaagtaggcactttcttgccttactagattagctgctggtctttcgtttgaccgagcagaagcaggcactttcttgccttaatagactagctgctggtctttcatttgaccgagcagaagcaggcatTTACTCGCTTTAGTAGATTACCTGCTGGTCATTcgtttgaccgagcagaagcgggcactttcttgccttactagattagctgctggtctttcgttgaccgagcagaagtaggtacttacttgccttagtaagaTTTTTTGTagaattagctgctggtctttcgttgaccgagcagaagtaggcacttacttgcTTTAGTagaatcttggtaaatttagctgctggtctttcgttgaccaagcagaagtaggcacttacttgccttagtagaatcttcgtaaatttagctgctggtctttcgttgaccgagcagaagtaggcacttacttgccttagtaagaTTTTTGTGGGCTTATTAACCGGGGGATTCCATActgaattcatctttattgaaatttgaatgcgttacaaaaatacaaaatatatgcatgtgcACCAAGCCACCATGCATTTGACAAATATAACTTATCAAATTGAAGATTTAGTAGAGTATTTTGCTTACCGCAACTTCCTCTAGTTTCTCAACAGGCTCTTGGCGGCCCTTTTTAGAGTCTCCTCGATTATCTAGAGAGGTAACCTGCAGCGTCTCCTTGGCCGCTGTAGCATAACAACTCCTTGCCATCCTCTGGTCGCCTTTTACTACGCCAACCACCCCATTTACTCTGTATTTCAGTGCCAAGTAATGCGTGGATACAACGCATTGGCTTATCCTCATGAATGGTCTCCCCAGtatcatctggtaagggctTCTTTCCTCTACCACGACAAAATCCAGCATCATTGTTCTTTCAAATGGCTTTGTCCCCATAGTAATTGGGAGTTCGATGATCCCCATGGGAGTTAACCGTCCCCCTCCAAATCCCTTCAAGGATGTATTCGTCCGCTCCAGCTTTAAGTCTGAAATCCCCATATCATCTAGGGCCGACTTAAACAAAATATCGACTGAACTGCCCGTGTCCACCAGTATTCGCTGCAATTCTGTACCGGCCACCTTTGCCTTAATCACCAAGGCATCCTCATGAGGATACAGAATACCCTCTTCGTCATCCTCCGTCCACATAATGGGAACTTGCCGCACTTTTGCTCTTTTGGCTGCCGGCAAATTTAGGAGCACCTCTTTGCCAGTCATGGCGTATCTCCCATAGTTCTTCCGTGCCCTGTTTGAATCCCCGGCCAATGTTGGCCCTCCTGCTATCACACGGATGGCCGGCTGTTCTCGTTTCAGACCCCTCTCAACTCCTTCATCCCGTGTGTACTCTGATTCAATGACAGGGGACACTCCGTCTACATACTCATCCAAGTATCGGTTCCTTACTAAATCTTCCGCCTGAATCTTCAGGTCACGACATTGGCTGATAGTGTGACCGTAAGTGTCGTGGAATTTGCAGAATCTGCCCTTATCCCGTCGATGAGCCGGTTTTGTTATTGGGGCTGGAGGGTATAGCAGGCCTCGTCCCTCGATCCTCTCATATAATTCCTCCATAGAGATTTTTAATGGAGTGTACTGTCTATACGCCGAGCTCTGGTCTACCAGCTGAACTGCTCGGCTATCATGAATGTCACCTCGGGCTGTCCCAGTTGCTAACTGATCTGGTCGACTAGCCCTAGAATTGGTTGCATGTAATGCTCTGGGAGTGTTGTGGTAGGGGTGGGCAGCCATCTGCCGGAATTCTCGCTGCCGCTCTGGGATCGGGGGGCGCGGAGGTTGAGCCCGGCTGTGTTGGAACTGTTGTGCTCTCGGAGCTATGGGGTAAGGGCGGGACCGAGCTGATATTCCGCCCATCCCTGAAGATTCTCCAGTTCGCTTTCCCAATCCGCTCCTTTTCGGGGCTCTCCGCTCCTTTCGCCTCAGCTCTTCCAGCTGTTCACTTTTAATTCTTGCTGATTTCTCCTCTTCGATTTCTATATCTCGTCTCGCTTGTTCATACCCCGACGAGTAATTCTGTACGAGGGGGCTTCTTAAGTTATACCACAATCAACTGATTCTTACACCTTCTTTTAATCCCCTCAACGCCTGCGGGTGATTAAAAGCTCCCAAATCCAGCACGGCTCGGTGGTATCGTTTTACAAAATCCCGAAGGGATTCATGCTCCTCCTGCTTCATCCCCATTAATTCCATCATGTCGTCCTCTGGGGCTACTGCCCCTCGGAACTGCTCGACCAactcctggcacatctgctcatACCCTTTTATACTCCCTCGGGGCAGCTTGCGGTACCATTCTCGGGCTCGTCCCTCTAATGTCAacgggaacaccctgcacctcTGAGCTGGTGTCAGCCCCTGCGCACCCCTCATGTCATTAAAACGCTCAATGTGCACCAGCGGGTCATTTCGCCCAGAGTATTTAAGGTCGGGGAAGCGGAAATCTCTTGGAATTATGGTACTCATGATCTCAGTTGATAATGGAGATTCTTCAtctagcattatcctccagctCGGGGGCTTTCTCTTGCCCTGTATCTTCTCTATCACCTGTGCCAATCTGCGCACCTCCCCTTCCAATTCTACGGCACGGTCAGGATCACGTGCAGCTATATGGTCTCGTTCCAGCTCGGCATTGTGTAACCGTTGTCTGAGCTCTCCTTCGTCAACACTGGCACCTCGGCCATTGACTTCCAGGATCCATCCAGGGCGAGGTTGGTCTCTCCCTTCATCCACGTGTTCCCCTGGGACCCGACCAGTACTTCTATGGGGATGTACCCCATTAGGTTGATCTGGGGGCGGAGAGATTTCCTCGACTCTACGCCCCCGGATACTGGATTCTACTCCAACTTCATCTCTTCCTACGGGAGTTCACAATCCCTTCTCCGTTCGTCCCTCAGCTCAAACAATATGGCTGTGAGAGtctccatttgtttcttcatccGCTCCAATCGATCTTGCATCACCCTCTCTCGGGCTTCATTTGTAATTTCCCGAAGGGTGATTGTCTCCCCCGATTCGTTATCCTCCCTCAAAGTGTCCTTCCTTGACAAATCCATGTCTAATCGTTCGATGTTTCTCCGGTAACTACTAATTCGGTGGTAGCTTTTTATccagctccccacagacggcgccaaaatgttgatgctgaaatctgctcgcctcttgaccgaccagattctttcaccaacgcTTGTGTTATCTACTGTTGCTCGTTCACTGGGATTGGAATCGTCCTCCTTTCTCTCAATAGACCTGCACTCACTAAAAatggatcagagacgccggtggttttgccggcgtaaaccctccgatgcctaagttagcacaaggtgtttacgggaaaacagtGTAATTTGGATTCCAGgagtttattaaaaatttgtaaggaaatggcctggttgcaatttggcagcgttttccctctctcttttttttctatcctttcttcatcgatttcttctttcttttatagccgctgtCCCCACGTTTCCGTTTGCCATTCATCCCACCTTTTTTGGGTAGTGGCAGCCCCTCATGGGACTCTAACTGTTACattgtgggcaaacgtggATCTCGCGTGTCCTTCAacggttctgggaaaagcgCAACTACCGCGATTCTGTGGGATCGTGTTTCCGCTTTTTGGGGGACGGGTACCGGCTCGGTATATGACTCTGGTCGGTATTCGTCTCTGATCAGCTCATGTTACCCCTTGTTCTGCTCGTACCATTTGGCTGAGGTGATTCATGCCGAGGTGGAACTAGTAGCATGGCCGACCTGGtgcttttatttgcttaacaGTACcctttatttttagaaacttTAGATTGCAATCTTTTAGTTGATGCCTGTGAAAACTAGTTTGTCATTACTCCAGGATTGTTACAGCAATAGTGCTACAACAACAGCTTCAGCATCTTCACTGTTTATtacttgtttcaattcttctatAGCCAAGTTCTTTCATTGTCTCTGCATGTCTGTTGTGGCAGCGTTCCTTAATTAAAACTTGACTTTCggtcacctacaattatgcatataatCTAAGGACaaactattttaaaacaaactaaatttattaaaaataaattaaaatggatattcatacaaaatataactaaaatgcaataaaaacatgtGATTTTCTCTCCAAATATTACTGATTCAAAGCTAcaagtgtcatgataactttcatttcatagagttatcatgaACCAACAAGGTACAAGGCTAGATTTGTGGCAAAAGGGTttatgttgagtgttagaaaatgcatatttataaaggagaaaaccatcattttacatttcaagtcttactaacaacccttacttttatgtttttaacattcttgtgatttaattacgtgtgttttattttaattaagtaatttatgtattttaggggcattatagtcatttcacaataaaggagagatcagacggcaaaacggacatcattttttaactcaggacggtcgaaaaccttaggaggagcataaaaggaaaaatggcactattcacacgtacggtactattcatgtatacggtactgtatatgttgctgttcacgacactgttcacatagacggatgatgacgtggcattgaccgatgatgtagcattgactgatgaggtgtcacgatcctgttgggctaaaattcttatgtactgttgatggtgacgtggcagcatatcagtggacgaaaaatctcgcgtacggtacatacatcacacaggattattttcaaccaaaccgtgttactattcatctgagtcaaaccgtgttactgttcatccgcgtggtcaaaccgcgtactgttgactgatgacgtgccgtaatcctgagcgtccaaactgtttttaatccgatggccatgatttactccatgtatctataaaaagggggcctctcccccctaatttgatatctctgaatccatttttggactccattttctgtaattccctccatcttgtattttcttcgtattttaataaattcccattttgcccctagttcacttatgagtggctaattttcttttaagcttgggttgaaggtgaagtctcaacatgtgtcatgggcttaatttggtaaatttattttctcttcccctctagtttttgtggatgttttgacttctcgtcgacaaataataataagcttgTCTAAATACtgcttggttacaccggctctctagtataaggttattattatttggcacggtaagctcttagcaccatattgattagagcgtggttcatgagctgtggattcccccctcatgatttaattggtattaataaggaatatttagcccatgatgcatgttgatacgaatccagatacccaagtacgtcatttcaatagatttcgcttcaatttattcttgtcattgcaattccaattttagaatctcaattccaattttaggataatttaaatcacttccaccaaaatttcaaccacccatttacaaaattaattctacatataattaaaatccacctcctcgtgggatcgacactcgtcaccattgatctatactacaatagattcgtgcgcttgcgtgtacattaaaatttgcacaacaagtttttggcgccgttgccggggaggtaagtacttttaattcatagaattaatttttgtgaataatttcttttatttgttttcttgtattttttatttttattaaaaaaaaagaaaaaaaaaagtgaatctatatttaaaggttagtattttctttttctttttctcttctttaaaattttgtaatttcattttcaatttatttttctttgtaatttttttttgtttgtttatcttattaatttatttttagttgatttatttcacgtatttgtttttgtgtatttttatagtaaggttgtaatagcgcaataaggttagtattgtaatttctccctcttctttatttttatttgttttgttcccatctttatttttattttatttgttttgcatacatggtcgtaggtcattattacctaatcttgaacctatagaccttgaattagaaaaaacacttcgcacacaaaagcacattaaaaataaatttaaaatagatttacaagcaccacaggagaggccatttaaagactattttagtcccttagctaatttgagcacatcatgcataagatacccaaatgtagctgctaggagttttgaattaaaacccagtgtgctaaattgtctcccaacattttatggcctagaaaataaggatccatataatcatctgaatgattttcatgccatttgtcaaacttttaaatatgaaaatttttcagacgatgatgttaaacttagactattcccattttctttaaaagatagagctcgttcatggttaaatactttacctgctaatagcatttcatcatgggaacaaatggtaactaaatttttgaataaatatttcccagtacATAAAACCAAGAAATGGCACCAGGGAAAtttcggagtttacccagagagaggacgagcagtttttcgaaacatgggagcgatttaatgggctactcttgaagtgtccacatcatgggtacaagaaatggcaccaatgccaatactttttggagggattattgccgaatgtgcaagaatggctaatggcaacaagtggaggagagctaatgtcaaaaagtgcatcagagatttgggaattcttccagcgacaagcggataattcccaacaacggagtcgatcattcaggaatactagaagaattaagggagtaaatgaagttcaaattggcgagtcaacttcgggaatcaaagaagtcaaggagatggttgaaggtcttgctcgacaaatagcatcgttatcgactgctaaatcaacagaaccacatgaccatgactcatactcagatcaagccaatgtcataggtgtaatgagaaaaccatcgaattacaacccatactccaacacatataaccctggagggagagaccaccccaatttttcatggtctcaaggattccaacagaatggaccagcagctccagctccaccaatgcaacaaattcctcaaaatcctcaagcctctcagcccccattcaGACCATATAATCAGAATCAGAACTACACTTagcccagaccatgggaggatgcattccagaatttcaagaatgttactcactccacaattgagcaacaaaaccgcaccattgatggactacgaaatgaattgagagcgggcttcaactcacaagcccaatcagtttcaagccttgagaggatggtgggacaacttgcttcttcagttcagaccttggcaatgactgttgagaaaggcaaatttccaagtcaaccagtgcctaatcctaaaggagtacatgaagcaagtaccagttcaccacaacagcatggagaggtcaaagcagtcatgaccttgcgaaaaggaaaagaagtcgacaacaaaatggagatgccggtgacaaaaaaaaatcaaatcgtacctgtgaatgttgaggactcaccaccggaggaaaaagaagaaaccaacccacgggaatatgttcccaaagctccatttcctcggaggttagctaaaggaaaaaagggaaaatccacaggtgagattcttgaaatcttcaaacaggtaagtgttaacatccctttgctagatgctattaaacaagttccatcttatgccaagtttcttaaagacctttgtactaaaaagagaaatatgcatgttcaaaagaaggcatttttaacagaaaacgttagttctatactccaacataaaattcctttaaaatgcaaagaccctgGCTCCcacactatctcatgtagcatagggaaccacacaattgagaatgctttgttggatttaggagctagtgtaaatcttttgccttactctgtattcgtgaaacttggactgggacaattacacccaactccagtggtgttacagcttgcagatcggtccacgaaaatacctcgtggtattgtggaggacgtgcttatccaggtagacaagttttattttcctgttgatttcattgtaattgacactcaactaatacaggattcaaggaagcacatccccattattctaggccgacctttcttggcaactgcggatgctcacattcaatgtaggactggaaatatgcagttgtccttcggcaacatgactatggagctgaacatcttcaacattgccaaacaaccttacagtgcagatgatggaattgttgatgtggatttaattgaaacaatagttgataacacttttctttcaaaccttagtgatgatcctttacaaacatgtttaactcactttggtttggattttgatattcacagatcggtcgatgaggtcaacgccctacttgactcagcaccatccatagacattaataaatggaagtcaagagttgaacaactagcaccatcagagaagaaactcatcccatcatcagaatcaccaccgaaactcgagctcaaaccattgcccaacactttggaatatgcatttttgggaaaagaaagtactctgccggtaatcatctcatcatccctcaatgatgaacaaaaaggtaagttgttagatgttttaaaagagcacaaaggggcattaggatgaACCATAGCaaacattaaaggtataaacccagtagattgcatgcattacattcaccttgatgaaaatgctaaaactattAGGGAGatcaacgtcggttaaatcctaacataaaagaagttgttagaactgaagtccttaagttattagatgcaggtatcatttacctaatttctgatagttcatgggtcagtcctgtgcaagttgtccccaaaaagtcaggagtcacagtagttacgaatgctgataatgaattgatacccactagagtgactacaggatggcgtgtatgcattgattataagaagttgaattctgtcacacgtaaagaccattttcctttaccatttattgatcaaatgcttgatagattagcaggccatgaattttattgctttttagatggctactcaggatataatcagattcccatagcaccaaaagatcaagagaaaactactttcacttgcccttttggcacatttgcatataggagaatgccatttggattatgtaatgcacctgctacattttaacgatgcatgttgagcattttttctgatatggtggaacgattccttgaagtctttatggatgatttttctctctttggtgactcgtttgatcaatgtttacatcatctaacactagttctgcagagatgtatcgagaagaacttggtcttaaattgggagaaatgccattttatggtaaaacaaggtattgttctcggtcacatcatttcaagtaaaggtattgaggttgacaaagccaaggtggatctcatttctaatcttcctccacccaaaatagtcagagaagtaagatctttccttgggcatgctggtttttatagacgtttcattaaagattttagcaaagtttctagacccttatgcaatctacttgctaaggatgtacattttgtctttgatgattcatgtcttgttgcgtttgaaaaattaaagcatttgttgacatcattacccatcattcagcccccgaattggagcttaccatttgagctcatgtgtgatgcatctgattatgcagtaggagcagtattaggacaaagggttgatcgaattcctcatgttatttattatgctagtatgacattgaatgatgcacagttgaactattcaactactgaaaaagaaatgctagcagtagtgtttgcattagaaaaatttcgatcttatctcattggttgtaaaataattatattcacagatcatgctgctcttaaatatcttctcacaaagaaagatg
This window contains:
- the LOC107176876 gene encoding uncharacterized protein LOC107176876; translated protein: MSNRKGKLIVDEDDEESGDSGLNVSIPTDFLGPSSNVGPSHGRDTLEYPRPLVVSSSLELELVGNRGGPTSGSGENHSSGGVEIPEGVGDGEGSSSGPSGPAKKRNLGHRVEADSYPIDYITCATTQTDLFKLRNLYDIPEEVLLVVPGKGDVPSRPPRGYVTMHLESFKLGARLPLQRYFAKILGGMHLAPGQLHPNGWRVLSAIFVLWERCGSEEPSLVEVKHLYQLRSSPREAVWYYFMSSSAKRKPITSFPSSCKNWKNKFFFAGGAWCPAARSLGGDIYLPTHFVTTESWGLIKGLEDRPLLQVETALLNASTCQDLLSPTNLVGSGLVDIAAGMDNKILSAISRKRGRAPSSSSNLPPPPKKSSVGPSKAPVPALPPPPPRKSGGEKTSDKSPEVSLQSRDRSSPLPSRDQGDYLSSYQKDYKRSVGPKMVKDIESMDLSELAASVQKVSFRLATMVSCYKIGSARHERKLQADNQELKKKAESADRSKEKVAELNKQLMELEEKVAIAKSTSSKLEGELGDLKSDLQATQSERDTLRTALEGEIKSLSDQLAEEKGKSADVDDRLDAEYNSGVAFSYKCIMSVLKEEYPELDMSKLESRVERYMTGAGQGDKEQDEQDEQDEQEQAEVPLNGEQEGEAGQRAFEVGQGSMPLPPDVADLPPPEVADHSPAEAVNPPNP